From a region of the uncultured Draconibacterium sp. genome:
- a CDS encoding tetratricopeptide repeat protein, translating to MKRTIILLALVFSVSAVFAQKGKVTSAQNLKDTGKLDKALEAINEATDPSNDKSEKTLPWPKTWEVKGEIYQAIFASQDENVKALSDDPLTVALESYKKALELDEKDKFSKSVKIKLTLLTNDLTNQAVEAFTNNDYDLALKSFEQILEVEDIPVVKEDSPNAIDTVILFNSGLAAYNAQNYTKAVQYYGEAAKYGYNGARTYSLISDSYIQMQDTVNALKAVQEGFEKYPDDNNVLTSMIDLYMKIGKNEEALKYLDMAIEQDPNNVTYYFAKGALYEKFGEEENAIAAYEKASEVDPTFFNAYYNLGALYYNKGVKQIEVANAVPANENEKYEAELKKADVWFEKALPYMEKCHELNPEEEMTLESLKNLYYRMKNMDKYNEILELLGQ from the coding sequence ATGAAAAGAACTATTATTCTTCTAGCTTTGGTATTTTCTGTTTCTGCAGTATTTGCGCAGAAAGGTAAAGTAACCAGTGCTCAGAACCTTAAAGACACCGGGAAATTAGATAAAGCGTTGGAAGCGATCAATGAAGCAACTGATCCGTCAAACGATAAGTCTGAAAAAACACTTCCATGGCCAAAAACATGGGAAGTTAAAGGCGAAATCTACCAGGCTATTTTTGCAAGCCAGGATGAAAATGTGAAAGCTTTAAGTGACGATCCGTTAACAGTAGCGTTAGAGTCGTATAAAAAAGCACTTGAATTAGACGAAAAAGATAAATTTTCGAAAAGTGTAAAAATTAAATTAACGCTGTTAACCAACGACTTAACCAATCAGGCGGTTGAAGCTTTTACTAATAACGACTATGATTTGGCCTTGAAATCTTTCGAGCAAATTCTTGAAGTTGAGGATATTCCTGTAGTAAAAGAAGACAGTCCGAATGCAATAGACACTGTAATTTTATTCAACTCAGGTTTGGCAGCTTACAATGCTCAGAATTATACGAAAGCTGTTCAATACTACGGCGAGGCCGCTAAATACGGTTATAACGGTGCAAGAACTTACTCGTTAATTTCTGATTCGTATATTCAAATGCAAGACACTGTTAATGCGTTAAAAGCTGTACAGGAAGGATTTGAAAAATATCCGGATGACAATAACGTATTGACAAGTATGATTGATCTTTACATGAAAATTGGTAAAAATGAAGAAGCATTGAAATACCTGGATATGGCCATTGAGCAAGATCCAAACAATGTAACTTATTATTTTGCCAAAGGTGCGTTATATGAAAAATTTGGTGAAGAAGAAAATGCAATTGCAGCATATGAAAAAGCCTCTGAAGTTGATCCAACATTCTTTAATGCATATTACAATTTAGGTGCACTTTATTACAACAAAGGTGTAAAACAAATTGAAGTAGCTAATGCAGTTCCGGCTAACGAAAATGAAAAATACGAAGCTGAATTGAAAAAAGCTGATGTGTGGTTTGAAAAAGCACTTCCATATATGGAAAAATGTCATGAGTTGAATCCTGAGGAAGAAATGACATTAGAATCGCTTAAAAACTTGTACTACCGTATGAAAAATATGGACAAGTACAATGAGATTCTTGAGTTGTTAGGACAATAG
- the fabG gene encoding 3-oxoacyl-[acyl-carrier-protein] reductase — MKLLEGKTAIITGASRGIGKAIAVKYAQEGCDVAFTDLFEDDNMKATEEELKTYGVKAKGYASDASNFEDTDRVVTEIVKEFGRIDVLVNNAGITKDTLLMRMTEDQWDAVINVNLKSVFNFTKAAQRTMLKQRSGSIVNLSSVVGVSGNAGQANYSASKAGIIGFTKSVARELGSRGVRSNAIAPGFIITEMTGKIPEDARKAWEASIPLKRGGTPEEVAGVATFLASDLSSYVSGQVITVCGAMNT; from the coding sequence ATGAAATTACTTGAAGGAAAAACAGCGATCATTACCGGTGCTTCTCGCGGTATTGGTAAAGCAATTGCTGTAAAGTATGCACAGGAAGGGTGCGATGTTGCCTTTACCGATCTTTTTGAAGATGACAATATGAAAGCCACGGAAGAGGAATTAAAAACTTACGGTGTAAAAGCTAAAGGATATGCTTCTGATGCAAGTAATTTTGAAGATACCGACCGTGTTGTAACCGAAATTGTAAAAGAATTTGGCCGTATTGATGTATTAGTTAATAACGCAGGTATTACAAAAGACACATTGTTAATGCGAATGACTGAAGATCAATGGGATGCAGTTATTAATGTTAACCTGAAATCGGTATTTAACTTTACAAAGGCGGCTCAACGCACCATGTTAAAACAACGTTCGGGTTCAATCGTTAACCTTAGCTCGGTTGTTGGTGTTAGCGGAAATGCAGGACAGGCAAACTACTCGGCATCAAAAGCGGGTATTATTGGTTTTACAAAATCGGTAGCTCGTGAGCTAGGTTCTCGAGGTGTTCGTTCTAATGCTATTGCTCCTGGTTTTATTATTACTGAAATGACCGGTAAAATTCCGGAAGATGCGCGTAAAGCATGGGAAGCCTCAATTCCTCTGAAAAGAGGTGGAACTCCTGAAGAAGTAGCTGGAGTAGCAACATTCCTCGCATCCGATTTATCGTCGTATGTAAGCGGACAGGTTATCACTGTTTGTGGTGCAATGAACACTTAA
- a CDS encoding SpoIIE family protein phosphatase, producing MSQSTEVLASVKRYVVTTSEVAGNVADQVIFYGRQDHADLFIQSLIDKYSFINAIFVNIDSTVTDLSYWNYFTYKDGDSTIIRRGKNTFSSCANEQEQFEKLIARQAIGWSDPYRCNRNNIVVAAYCAPIMIKTASGQVERVGEIICELSLNELNRQVNSLKIGNGGFAFLMSNDGVYITHPVSEWILNKRIYDSNKKVLKEDLTATTDRVLSDLKPGTLIAYPELFNFEKALVYYVPIEQNGWVLVSALPYKELFEPLYLPVLQMLFFSVLGILVIYLTVTYIINRQIKPLSLVTKQLKRFSNLTGPYKDIPENEVIQVAESLNYMKSWYEQYLQTQSDEQKKKLQRQEDMIQASEIQQSFIKTVDPAFPERTDIDLYATYQPARGVSGDLFDYFFLDEEHLVLTMGDVSGKGVPAAFFMSVAQTIIKTNALEPKADLIVKRANKELCTTNQHQFFLTLFLGVLNVKTGILQYCNAAHTPAYILSNSGKIKELAQSHGLPLGLYPDKSYNSAKIQLEKGDTLVLYTDGVTEMLNENNFQYSNKQLIENLKSLAGQSPKEMVERLDKSFKMYMGHAQQSDDITLLIFQYKA from the coding sequence ATGTCACAAAGCACCGAAGTTTTAGCAAGTGTTAAACGCTATGTTGTTACAACTTCGGAAGTTGCAGGGAACGTTGCCGATCAGGTAATATTTTATGGACGGCAAGATCACGCCGATTTATTTATTCAGAGTTTAATTGATAAATATTCGTTTATCAATGCCATTTTTGTAAATATTGATTCAACAGTTACCGATTTATCATATTGGAATTATTTTACATATAAAGATGGCGATTCCACTATTATACGAAGGGGGAAGAACACTTTTTCTTCATGTGCCAATGAACAGGAACAGTTTGAAAAACTTATTGCACGTCAAGCTATTGGTTGGTCAGACCCCTATAGATGCAACCGAAATAACATTGTAGTGGCCGCTTATTGTGCGCCTATAATGATAAAAACTGCATCGGGTCAAGTTGAACGAGTTGGAGAAATCATTTGCGAGTTGTCGTTAAATGAATTAAATAGGCAGGTGAATAGCTTAAAAATCGGAAACGGGGGATTTGCTTTTCTGATGTCAAACGATGGCGTTTATATTACCCATCCTGTGAGCGAGTGGATACTAAACAAAAGAATTTATGATTCGAATAAAAAGGTTCTTAAAGAAGATTTAACTGCTACGACCGATAGAGTACTGTCAGATTTAAAACCCGGAACTTTAATCGCTTATCCCGAATTATTTAATTTTGAGAAAGCCCTGGTTTATTATGTACCCATTGAACAAAATGGTTGGGTTTTGGTATCGGCACTGCCTTATAAAGAATTATTTGAACCCTTGTACCTGCCTGTACTTCAAATGCTGTTCTTTTCCGTTTTAGGAATCCTTGTCATCTATTTAACAGTTACATACATTATTAACCGGCAGATAAAACCACTAAGCCTCGTTACCAAACAATTAAAACGATTCAGTAATTTAACCGGTCCTTATAAGGATATTCCGGAGAATGAAGTCATTCAGGTTGCTGAGAGTTTGAATTATATGAAATCGTGGTACGAGCAATACCTGCAAACACAATCGGACGAACAAAAGAAAAAGCTACAGCGTCAGGAAGATATGATTCAAGCTTCTGAAATTCAGCAAAGTTTTATTAAAACTGTTGATCCCGCTTTTCCAGAACGTACAGATATTGATCTTTATGCAACTTATCAACCTGCCAGGGGAGTAAGTGGCGACTTGTTCGATTATTTCTTCCTTGATGAAGAACACCTGGTATTAACAATGGGAGATGTATCAGGCAAGGGAGTTCCAGCTGCATTTTTTATGAGCGTTGCACAAACAATTATTAAAACCAACGCGTTAGAGCCTAAAGCAGATTTGATTGTAAAACGAGCGAATAAAGAGTTGTGTACCACGAATCAGCATCAGTTCTTTTTAACGCTTTTTTTGGGTGTTTTGAATGTTAAAACGGGCATATTGCAGTATTGCAATGCGGCTCATACTCCCGCATATATTTTGAGCAATAGTGGAAAGATTAAAGAATTAGCCCAATCTCACGGACTTCCTTTAGGACTCTATCCTGACAAATCTTATAACTCAGCCAAAATTCAGCTTGAAAAGGGAGATACACTGGTTTTATATACCGACGGTGTTACAGAAATGCTCAATGAAAACAATTTCCAATACAGTAATAAACAATTGATTGAGAACCTGAAATCGCTGGCAGGCCAGAGCCCGAAGGAAATGGTTGAGCGATTAGATAAGAGTTTTAAAATGTACATGGGGCATGCTCAGCAATCGGATGATATTACCTTGCTGATCTTTCAATATAAGGCATAA
- the gyrA gene encoding DNA gyrase subunit A produces the protein MTEGEKIIRINIEEQMKSAYIDYSMSVIVSRALPDVRDGFKPVHRRVLFGMHELGILSNRSYKKSARIVGEVLGKYHPHGDSSVYFTMVRMAQHWSLRYPMVDGQGNFGSVDGDSPAAMRYTEARMSKISEETLADLDKNTVDFQPNFDESLGEPTVLPTKIPQLLVNGASGIAVGMATNMAPHNLSDVIDATIAYVEDHEVEMEQLIEIVKAPDFPTGGIIYGYQGVKDAYETGRGRIVIRGKAHIENEGGREKIVVTEIPYLVNRAEMIQKTADLVNEKKIEGISNVNDESDRDGMRVVYDLKRDAMSNVVLNKLYKYTQLQTSFSVNSIALVHGRPKLLNLKELIKYFVEHRHEVVIRRTQYELEQAEKRAHILEGLIIASDNIDEVIAIIRGSSTPEEARNKLIERFELSDIQSRAIVEMRLRQLTGLEQDKLRKEYDEIMAQIEHFKAILADVNLRKEIIRDELQEMKDKYGDERRTEIVPNAEEFNPEDFYADEEMVITISHLGYIKRTPLTEFRTQGRGGIGSKGSTTRDEDFLEHIIIASMHNTLLLFTEKGKCFWLKVYEIPEGTRASKGRAIQNMLNIEPDDQVLAFIKVKTLADQEFINNNYIILATKKGIIKKTTLEAYSRPRQNGVNAITIKEGDQLLEARLTNGNSEVMIAVRSGKAIRFNESIVRAIGRTASGVRGITLGHENDEVIGMVCVMDENEDILVIAEKGYGKRSKIDDYRVTNRGGKGVKTMNVTEKTGELVAIKSVSDDNDLMIITQKGITIRLAVNTISILGRATQGVRVINLRDDDSIASVARIAVVEETAEDITEVDTEGIDTEENNLEQE, from the coding sequence ATGACAGAAGGTGAAAAGATTATCAGAATAAACATTGAGGAGCAGATGAAATCTGCCTATATTGATTATTCAATGTCGGTAATTGTTTCGCGTGCACTACCAGATGTACGCGATGGTTTTAAACCGGTACACCGCCGGGTTTTATTTGGTATGCACGAACTTGGAATTTTATCCAATCGTTCATATAAAAAGTCGGCAAGGATTGTAGGTGAGGTGCTTGGTAAGTACCACCCACATGGCGACTCTTCAGTTTATTTCACCATGGTACGTATGGCTCAACACTGGTCGTTGCGTTACCCAATGGTCGACGGCCAGGGAAACTTTGGTTCTGTTGATGGCGACAGTCCGGCAGCAATGCGTTATACTGAGGCTCGAATGTCGAAGATCTCGGAAGAAACATTGGCCGATCTGGACAAAAATACTGTTGATTTTCAGCCCAATTTCGATGAATCGTTAGGAGAACCTACTGTTTTGCCAACAAAGATTCCTCAGCTGCTTGTTAACGGAGCTTCAGGTATTGCCGTTGGTATGGCCACAAACATGGCGCCACACAACCTCAGTGATGTTATCGATGCGACAATTGCTTACGTTGAGGATCATGAGGTTGAAATGGAACAGCTTATCGAAATCGTTAAAGCGCCAGACTTTCCAACCGGAGGTATTATTTATGGCTACCAGGGCGTGAAAGATGCGTATGAAACCGGAAGGGGACGTATTGTTATCAGAGGTAAGGCTCACATTGAAAATGAAGGTGGACGTGAGAAAATTGTTGTCACCGAAATTCCTTATTTGGTTAACCGTGCAGAAATGATCCAGAAAACTGCCGATCTGGTTAACGAAAAGAAAATCGAAGGAATTTCGAATGTAAACGATGAATCGGACCGCGATGGAATGCGTGTTGTATATGATTTGAAACGCGATGCAATGAGCAACGTTGTTTTAAATAAATTATATAAATATACACAGCTGCAAACTTCGTTTAGTGTTAACAGCATTGCGTTGGTGCACGGTCGTCCAAAACTTTTGAACCTTAAAGAGCTGATCAAATACTTTGTTGAGCATCGCCATGAAGTTGTTATACGCCGCACGCAATACGAATTGGAGCAAGCCGAAAAACGTGCTCATATTCTGGAAGGGCTAATAATTGCCAGCGATAATATTGACGAAGTAATTGCCATTATCCGTGGTTCATCAACTCCGGAAGAAGCAAGAAACAAACTGATAGAACGATTTGAGCTAAGTGATATTCAATCACGAGCAATTGTTGAAATGCGTTTGCGTCAGCTAACCGGTCTGGAACAAGACAAACTTCGTAAAGAATACGATGAGATTATGGCACAGATTGAACATTTTAAAGCCATTCTTGCCGATGTTAATTTACGGAAGGAAATAATTAGAGACGAGTTGCAGGAAATGAAAGATAAGTATGGCGATGAACGTCGTACTGAAATTGTTCCTAATGCAGAAGAATTCAATCCTGAAGATTTTTATGCCGACGAAGAGATGGTTATCACCATTTCGCATTTGGGATATATTAAACGAACACCTCTTACCGAGTTTAGAACTCAGGGCAGGGGGGGAATAGGTTCTAAAGGAAGCACTACCCGCGATGAAGACTTCCTGGAGCACATTATTATTGCCTCGATGCACAACACCCTTTTACTATTTACCGAAAAAGGAAAATGTTTCTGGCTGAAAGTTTATGAAATTCCGGAAGGAACCAGGGCTTCTAAAGGTCGTGCAATTCAAAATATGTTGAATATTGAGCCGGACGATCAGGTATTGGCATTTATTAAAGTGAAAACACTGGCCGATCAGGAATTCATCAATAATAACTACATTATTCTTGCTACCAAAAAAGGTATTATCAAGAAAACAACTTTAGAAGCTTATTCTCGTCCACGTCAAAATGGAGTGAATGCAATTACCATTAAAGAAGGCGACCAGTTACTGGAAGCTCGGCTGACAAATGGTAACAGCGAGGTAATGATTGCTGTACGCTCAGGAAAGGCAATTCGTTTCAACGAAAGTATCGTTCGAGCTATAGGTCGAACAGCCTCGGGAGTACGTGGAATAACTCTTGGCCACGAGAATGATGAAGTAATTGGTATGGTTTGTGTAATGGATGAGAATGAAGATATCCTGGTAATTGCCGAAAAAGGATATGGAAAACGTTCTAAAATTGATGATTACCGTGTTACCAACCGGGGAGGTAAAGGAGTAAAAACAATGAATGTAACTGAAAAAACAGGAGAATTGGTTGCAATCAAAAGCGTTTCTGACGATAATGATCTAATGATTATTACTCAGAAAGGAATTACCATTCGTCTGGCAGTTAATACCATTTCTATTCTCGGAAGAGCAACTCAGGGAGTGCGTGTAATTAATTTGAGAGATGATGACAGTATTGCTTCAGTAGCCCGAATAGCAGTGGTAGAGGAAACTGCCGAAGATATTACTGAAGTTGACACTGAAGGCATTGATACTGAAGAAAATAACTTAGAACAAGAATAA
- a CDS encoding PfkB family carbohydrate kinase, with product MKHRALFVGLTTIDIQYFIDEIPVANTKIKTDIPDILVGGPATNAAVAFAYLNKTATLASPAGLNAFSSFIDQDLNRVGVDHFDLAYGQDFETILATVLTSKNGDRTIVTHNPKVVDSTISPQKLIDLVEPQVVLIDGFYPEFSLECVRICKERGIPVVADCGSWKPQFAELLNYIDVAICSADFMPPKCKNRKELFEFMTNMSIHSVAISNGGSEIDFLSKEKKGRIKVPEVEVMDTLGAGDFLHGAFCYYSLECADFESAMQKAASLASFTCSFKGTRKWLNFKHNA from the coding sequence ATGAAACACAGGGCCTTATTCGTAGGACTAACTACGATTGACATTCAATATTTTATCGATGAGATTCCGGTTGCCAATACCAAAATCAAAACCGATATTCCGGATATTTTAGTTGGTGGACCGGCAACCAATGCAGCTGTTGCATTTGCGTATTTGAATAAAACGGCAACACTTGCCAGTCCTGCCGGTCTGAATGCGTTTTCATCTTTTATCGATCAGGATCTTAACCGGGTAGGGGTCGATCATTTTGATTTGGCTTACGGCCAGGATTTTGAGACTATTTTGGCCACTGTATTAACATCAAAAAATGGCGACCGAACCATTGTAACACATAATCCAAAAGTAGTAGACAGCACTATTTCTCCACAAAAACTAATCGATCTGGTAGAGCCACAGGTTGTCCTTATTGATGGTTTTTATCCTGAATTCAGTCTTGAATGTGTGCGGATTTGTAAAGAACGGGGAATACCTGTTGTTGCTGATTGTGGAAGCTGGAAACCGCAGTTTGCCGAGCTGTTAAATTATATTGATGTTGCCATATGTTCAGCCGACTTTATGCCGCCAAAATGTAAAAACAGGAAAGAGCTATTTGAATTTATGACAAATATGAGTATCCATTCGGTGGCTATTTCAAATGGAGGGTCTGAAATAGATTTTTTATCAAAAGAAAAGAAAGGAAGAATTAAGGTGCCGGAAGTGGAGGTAATGGATACTCTTGGCGCAGGAGATTTTCTTCATGGCGCTTTTTGCTACTATTCTCTTGAATGCGCTGATTTCGAAAGCGCTATGCAGAAAGCAGCCTCATTAGCTTCATTTACCTGCAGTTTTAAAGGAACACGGAAATGGTTAAATTTCAAACATAATGCCTGA
- a CDS encoding NAD-dependent protein deacylase, which yields MEILKNEAANLIKKSKFTMAFTGAGISVESGIPPFRGEHGLWNKYDPQVLDLVYFLNNPEHCWNYIREIFYDFFADAKPNDAHRILAKMERNKLLNAVVTQNIDNLHYEAGSETVYEFHGNSKKLKCLKCGKIYDAGAIDFENIPPKCINDGEVLKPDFIFFGEGIPPDAYADSFAAAEKAEVCIIVGSTGEVTPASYVPRTAKQAGATIIEINPDETIFTSAITDIHLKGKAAEIMSKLGKELF from the coding sequence GTGGAAATCTTAAAAAATGAAGCAGCAAACCTAATAAAAAAATCGAAATTTACAATGGCATTTACGGGTGCCGGAATTTCGGTTGAAAGTGGGATTCCTCCGTTTCGCGGAGAACACGGCCTTTGGAACAAATACGATCCGCAGGTGCTGGATTTGGTATATTTTCTGAATAATCCGGAACACTGCTGGAACTATATTCGCGAAATATTTTACGATTTTTTTGCTGATGCAAAACCCAATGATGCGCACCGGATTCTGGCGAAAATGGAAAGAAATAAGCTGTTAAATGCAGTTGTTACCCAGAATATCGACAACCTTCATTACGAAGCCGGAAGTGAAACAGTTTATGAGTTTCATGGGAATTCAAAAAAGTTAAAATGTTTAAAGTGCGGAAAAATTTATGATGCCGGAGCTATTGATTTTGAAAACATTCCGCCAAAATGTATAAATGATGGAGAAGTGCTAAAGCCCGACTTTATATTTTTTGGCGAAGGAATACCGCCCGATGCCTATGCTGATTCGTTCGCAGCGGCCGAAAAAGCGGAAGTTTGTATTATCGTTGGATCAACGGGCGAAGTAACACCGGCATCGTATGTGCCACGTACTGCGAAACAGGCAGGGGCCACAATCATAGAAATCAATCCCGATGAAACAATTTTTACCTCAGCAATAACCGATATTCATTTAAAAGGAAAAGCAGCTGAAATTATGTCGAAACTTGGAAAGGAATTATTTTGA
- a CDS encoding ATP-dependent Clp protease ATP-binding subunit, with protein sequence MDSQFSPRIKDIIGYSREEAIRLGNDYIGQEHLFLGILREGEGTATDILENLGVDMVEVKQLIESKVRTDKDINHKADLIMLKSTEKTLKLIYLEARSFKSATANSGHLLLAILKDNDSLITQLLVELGINYYMVKSQLQDYQQPEAKSDFPESDDDEPGEGFGKGPSGGQSSKKAAGAKSDTPVLDNFGIDITKLAEENSLDPIVGREKEIERLAQILSRRKKNNPILIGEPGVGKSAIAEGLALRIVSKQVSRILFDKRVVSLDIASIVAGTKYRGQFEERMKAILNELSKVNNVILFIDEIHTIVGAGGATGSLDAANMLKPALARGDIQCIGATTLDEYRQQIEKDGALERRFQKVMVDPTSVDETIEILNNIKDRYEDHHNVTFTPAAIENCVKLTARYITDRYLPDKAIDALDEAGSRVHISNINVPDNIVKLEEKIEKTKEDKIAAVKSQNFELAANYRDKEKNLLTLLEDAKEQWEKDLINHREIVDEHKVAEVVAMMSGIPVQRIAQAEGKRLMNMGKDLKGKVIGQDEAIVKIVKAIQRNRAGLKDPNRPIGTFIFLGPTGVGKTQLAKVLTTYLFDNLDSLIRIDMSEYMEKFAVSRLVGAPPGYVGYEEGGQLTEKVRRKPYSVVLLDEIEKAHPDVFNILLQLMDEGRLTDSLGRNIDFKNTIIIMTSNIGSRQLKDFGRGVGFSTAKTAEEENEHTKYVIQKALKKAFAPEFLNRIDDVVVFNQLEKKHIHSIIDIEIDGLYKRVESLNYKLKISPAAKDFIAEKGYDPQFGARPLKRAIQKYLEDEMAEIIIKASISEGDTISVGFDKKNEKLQMRILSNKKALKE encoded by the coding sequence ATGGATTCACAATTTTCACCAAGAATTAAAGATATTATCGGATATAGCCGGGAGGAAGCAATTCGTTTGGGGAATGATTATATTGGCCAGGAGCACCTTTTTTTGGGAATTTTAAGAGAAGGCGAAGGTACTGCCACTGATATTCTCGAAAACCTGGGTGTTGATATGGTTGAAGTAAAACAACTAATCGAAAGCAAGGTACGCACAGATAAAGATATTAATCATAAAGCAGATTTGATAATGCTTAAATCAACAGAAAAGACGTTGAAGTTGATTTACCTTGAAGCACGATCGTTTAAAAGTGCCACTGCCAACAGCGGCCACCTCTTGTTAGCTATATTAAAAGACAACGATAGTTTGATTACCCAGCTTTTAGTTGAACTGGGCATTAACTATTATATGGTAAAATCACAATTGCAAGATTATCAGCAACCCGAAGCGAAATCGGATTTCCCTGAAAGCGATGACGACGAGCCGGGCGAAGGTTTTGGTAAAGGTCCGTCGGGCGGACAAAGCTCGAAAAAAGCTGCCGGAGCCAAATCGGACACACCGGTGCTCGATAATTTTGGTATCGATATTACCAAACTGGCAGAAGAAAACAGCCTCGATCCAATAGTAGGTCGCGAAAAAGAAATAGAGCGTTTGGCGCAAATACTGAGTCGTCGTAAAAAGAACAATCCAATTTTGATTGGAGAACCTGGCGTTGGCAAATCGGCAATAGCAGAAGGTTTGGCCCTTCGTATTGTTAGCAAACAAGTGTCCAGGATATTGTTTGACAAACGAGTGGTAAGTCTTGATATTGCATCGATCGTTGCCGGCACAAAATACCGAGGACAGTTTGAAGAACGCATGAAAGCGATATTGAACGAGCTGTCGAAAGTTAATAATGTAATATTGTTTATCGACGAAATCCATACCATTGTAGGTGCAGGTGGAGCAACCGGTTCGCTGGATGCGGCTAACATGCTAAAACCTGCGCTGGCAAGAGGTGATATACAATGCATTGGAGCTACTACTCTCGATGAGTACCGTCAGCAAATTGAAAAAGATGGTGCACTGGAACGTCGTTTCCAAAAAGTAATGGTTGATCCTACTTCGGTAGACGAAACCATCGAAATTCTGAATAACATTAAAGACCGTTACGAAGATCACCACAATGTAACTTTTACGCCTGCAGCGATTGAGAACTGTGTAAAACTAACTGCACGTTATATTACCGATCGCTATTTGCCGGACAAGGCCATTGATGCGCTTGACGAAGCCGGTTCGCGTGTTCATATCTCGAACATCAATGTTCCGGATAACATTGTTAAGCTTGAAGAAAAAATAGAGAAAACAAAAGAAGATAAAATTGCTGCGGTTAAAAGTCAAAATTTTGAGCTGGCAGCTAACTACCGTGATAAGGAAAAAAATCTGCTCACGCTTTTGGAAGATGCAAAAGAACAATGGGAGAAAGATCTTATTAACCATCGCGAAATTGTTGATGAGCACAAGGTAGCTGAAGTGGTTGCAATGATGTCGGGAATTCCGGTACAACGAATTGCGCAGGCCGAAGGAAAACGTCTGATGAACATGGGTAAAGACCTGAAAGGTAAAGTTATTGGACAAGACGAGGCAATCGTTAAAATTGTAAAGGCAATCCAACGTAACCGCGCAGGACTGAAAGATCCAAATCGCCCGATCGGAACATTTATTTTCCTGGGCCCAACAGGTGTTGGAAAAACCCAGTTGGCAAAAGTTTTAACAACTTATTTATTTGACAATCTTGATTCGTTGATTCGAATTGATATGAGTGAATACATGGAAAAATTTGCCGTATCAAGATTAGTTGGAGCGCCTCCGGGATATGTGGGCTACGAAGAAGGTGGCCAATTGACGGAGAAAGTTAGAAGAAAACCCTACTCGGTTGTTTTACTCGACGAGATTGAGAAGGCACATCCTGATGTGTTCAATATTTTACTTCAGTTAATGGATGAAGGCCGTTTAACCGATAGTTTAGGACGCAATATCGATTTCAAAAATACAATTATTATTATGACATCGAACATTGGGTCGCGCCAGTTAAAAGACTTTGGGCGTGGTGTTGGTTTCTCAACTGCAAAAACAGCAGAAGAAGAAAATGAGCATACAAAATACGTCATCCAGAAAGCATTGAAAAAAGCTTTCGCACCGGAATTTCTTAATAGAATTGACGATGTTGTAGTCTTTAACCAATTGGAGAAAAAACATATCCACTCTATTATTGATATTGAAATTGACGGATTGTACAAGCGCGTTGAATCGCTTAATTACAAATTGAAAATTTCTCCGGCAGCAAAAGATTTTATTGCTGAGAAAGGCTATGATCCTCAGTTTGGTGCCCGACCGTTAAAACGAGCCATTCAGAAATATCTGGAAGATGAGATGGCCGAAATAATTATTAAGGCATCAATTAGCGAAGGAGATACAATCTCTGTAGGTTTTGACAAGAAAAATGAGAAACTTCAGATGCGTATTTTATCAAATAAAAAAGCGCTGAAAGAATAA